Proteins from a genomic interval of Scophthalmus maximus strain ysfricsl-2021 chromosome 22, ASM2237912v1, whole genome shotgun sequence:
- the znf865 gene encoding zinc finger protein 865: MFQFSKYPMDILEMLSGHQAHQFKGLGLERQLSHQQQVQLQHQQQLQQQHQPSADGSGSLLSGLGLGSLQSSRSNAFADSSSLFAKMSAPPPSISHQSHSSSSSHSSRKSSKMSSGSGGSSAGYAQFLRPFHPAEAALAQEQLHSGMGRFDFGGSSGGGGAGVIGGVVTPAPPPPPLHPGLSVPQPSSGPSSSSPSTSTSASVSNNPSGSTAVPLVGQSDPRSLHQQFSCMLAANQYFLSGVPTNSSLEQFLVQQGTHNHLGLGLSQGSAESNSALAPPPALHSSHSHGHSAPQPQQQQQQLTPHALSHPHSHTHHPHPLHPAPQPAPLGGFDFQGIPVLSSNQIASLMQQEAGLPLPLPLHLSLSKDDASKSGDSSTSNSSGGSRRKKAMAGYLPQRKSEPSGPSHNSSSSGHSQSSSSGLVGGGSGGVGISGIRSDSQHSSLLSPSSQQSSSTVSSSSSAPPSSNSTSVLVANGSQQLSKSRERHSNSSSGQPEPEPLYHCGECGKTFTHLSSLRRHLRSHGLTPESQGRKSDCNSPSPERIFCCGECGKKFKKRGHLIQHSVTHSENRPFVCTICQKSFNRRESLTRHEKIHDEKPFRCPACGRCFRESTSLLNHAASGACGKPPRSSKNQDSGGGGGSSNPSSSKMGSGGDRVGISNNGSAMANDKYATDYSRNRYQNQPPYNSGVDVYRRSQSSSLYSGSALAGDMNSQTLRKAPLAPTLHPHPQSQQPHPHHQQPQPQPHLPLSSLLDDSEDEVTSSAMSAIAAAAAASCDINNEGREGERRDIIGGLLGGLGFGNMGGPSSTSGLNGSTMPLTHPSHPHTKPRRPRKPREKRDPNHIMRRRRSPAPPGDGSERPYGCQICCKRFRRAETLRRHTRVHTGEKPHTCDLCGKMFREPFHLTKHLTVHSGQKNYKCNLCGKMFAYAQSLVRHGKLHRKGEIDNQGRRVKGAAAAAAAISQVANAGNADYFSSCSQGEKSPTSGTPSQRLYTCTVCWKSFRHYFHLTAHQQTVHGGGVGLEKSFRCEVCGKAFAYSNSLVRHKLSQHGIDRNGQRVNQSQPTGYSPLFYDSGSGPNYTGSSHMQQGASGQQQQTQQQQHPQQQQLQLQHPFHYRPKNFQKRQGQTRKHRKKKRRVLIHSIMRDGKLVGVPLSKDTRKKLLILRKRRGRLQAQIKKKKLLAQLRMKGGIMRVKSWSGGAVKVTGLTSMDVPIKRFPCPICPSTTYAMHGPLLVHHAVRHPPRNSGRHARLRCLVCGRRSSSLHKALKHRGRHLKQAAFRCHKCRHRFWNPVLLARHKFSCRGPTAGSGTWELMKTKSPSSDDQSEGDPSPVQLAAPLTAPLTAPVLVQPERSTVLTEYSQ, from the coding sequence ATGTTCCAATTCAGCAAGTACCCCATGGACATTTTAGAAATGCTAAGTGGACACCAAGCCCATCAGTTCAAGGGCCTCGGACTAGAGCGGCAACTGAGCCACCAGCAGcaggtgcagctgcagcaccagcagcagctgcagcagcagcaccagcccTCGGCCGATGGCTCCGGGAGCCTCCTGTCTGGCCTCGGCCTCGGCTCGCTGCAGAGCTCGCGGAGCAACGCCTTCGCCGACTCCTCCTCGTTGTTCGCCAAAATGAGCGCCCCGCCCCCATCCATCTCCCACCAGAGCCACTCGTCCTCGTCGTCTCATAGCTCCCGCAAGTCGAGTAAGATGAGCAGCGGCAGTGGGGGCTCATCGGCAGGCTACGCCCAGTTCCTGCGGCCTTTCCACCCGGCCGAGGCGGCGCTGGCTCAGGAGCAGCTCCACTCTGGGATGGGGCGTTTTGACTTTGGCGGCAGCAGCGGTGGAGGCGGCGCTGGGGTCATCGGGGGAGTCGTCACACCTGCGCCCCCGCCTCCGCCGCTGCATCCGGGTCTCTCTGTCCCCCAGCCCTCCTCTGgtccctcgtcttcctcgccCTCTACCTCCACCTCTGCGTCAGTCTCCAACAACCCCTCTGGCAGCACTGCGGTCCCTTTGGTCGGCCAGTCGGATCCCCGCAGCCTCCACCAGCAGTTCAGCTGCATGCTCGCCGCCAACCAGTACTTCCTGTCCGGAGTCCCCACCAACAGCAGCCTGGAGCAGTTCCTCGTCCAGCAGGGCACTCACAACCACCTGGGCCTGGGCCTCAGCCAAGGATCAGCCGAGTCAAACTCGGCCCTTGCGCCTCCTCCCGCCCTCCACTCCTCCCACAGCCACGGCCACTCGGCTCCACAGccccagcagcaacagcagcagctgacccCTCACGCCTTATCTCATCCACACAGCCACACCCACCACCCGCACCCTCTCCACCCGGCCCCCCAGCCTGCCCCACTGGGTGGCTTTGATTTTCAAGGTATTCCGGTCCTCTCCTCCAACCAGATAGCATCGCTAATGCAGCAGGAGGCtggcctccccctccccctccctctccacctgtCCCTCTCTAAAGACGACGCCTCAAAGTCGGGAGACAGCTCAACATCCAACTCGAgtggaggaagcaggaggaagaaggcGATGGCGGGCTACCTGCCTCAGAGGAAATCGGAGCCGAGCGGCCCGAGTCACAACAGCAGCTCGAGTGGGCACAGTCAGAGTTCCTCGTCGGGCCTCGTGGGCGGGGGATCCGGGGGTGTCGGGATAAGTGGCATCAGAAGCGATTCCCAgcattcctctctcctctcgccgTCCTCGCAACAGTCTTCCtccaccgtctcctcctcttcgtccgcCCCGCCTTCCTCAAACTCCACCTCCGTGCTCGTAGCCAACGGTAGCCAGCAGTTGTCCAAATCAAGAGAACGTCACAGTAACAGTTCGTCTGGCCAGCCCGAACCAGAACCGCTGTACCACTGTGGTGAGTGTGGTAAAACCTTCACCCACCTCTCCAGCCTTCGACGGCATCTCCGCAGCCACGGCTTGACGCCGGAGAGCCAGGGCCGCAAGTCGGACTGTAACTCCCCGAGCCCCGAGAGGATATTCTGCTGTGGAGAGTGTGGGAAGAAGTTCAAGAAGAGGGGTCACCTCATCCAGCACAGTGTCACCCACTCGGAGAACAGACCGTTTGTCTGCACCATCTGCCAGAAGTCCTTCAATCGCCGCGAGTCCCTCACGAGACACGAGAAGATCCACGACGAGAAGCCCTTCCGCTGCCCCGCATGTGGCCGGTGTTTCCGCGAGAGCACCTCTCTTCTCAACCACGCTGCCTCGGGCGCCTGTGGCAAACCTCCCCGGAGTTCAAAAAACCAGGAcagtggtggcggcggcgggtcGTCCAACCCGAGCAGCAGTAAAATGGGGAGCGGCGGTGACAGAGTGGGCATTTCAAACAACGGGTCGGCGATGGCCAATGACAAGTACGCAACGGATTATTCCAGAAATCGCTACCAGAACCAGCCACCCTACAACAGTGGGGTCGATGTCTACAGGCGGTCGCAGTCGTCATCTCTGTACTCGGGCAGTGCGCTCGCCGGTGACATGAACAGCCAGACTCTCCGCAAGGCCCCTTTAGCGCCGACTCTTCATCCCCACCCTCAGAGTCAGCAGCCTCACCCACACCACCAACAGCCACAACCGCAGCCACACCTCCCCCTGTCCTCTCTACTGGACGACTCTGAGGACGAGGTCACCAGCAGTGCAATGTCAGCCATCGCCGCCGCAGCCGCGGCCTCCTGCGACATAAACAACGAGGGTCGGGAAGGAGAGCGGAGGGATATCATCGGTGGTCTGCTGGGGGGGTTGGGGTTTGGTAACATGGGTGGACCGTCGTCCACGTCCGGCCTCAACGGTTCCACGATGCCTCTGACCCACCCCAGCCACCCCCACACGAAGCCCCGGAGGCCGAGGAAGCCCCGGGAAAAAAGGGACCCGAACCACATcatgaggaggcggaggagccCCGCGCCGCCGGGCGACGGCTCCGAGAGGCCGTACGGATGTCAGATTTGCTGTAAGCGCTTCAGACGGGCGGAGACCCTGCGGCGCCACACCCGTGTTCACACGGGGGAGAAGCCTCACACCTGCGACTTGTGTGGCAAAATGTTCCGCGAGCCTTTCCACCTCACCAAGCATCTGACCGTGCACTCGGGTCAAAAGAACTACAAATGCAATCTGTGCGGGAAGATGTTTGCCTATGCCCAGAGCCTGGTGAGACACGGGAAGCTGCACAGGAAGGGGGAGATCGACAACCAGGGGAGGAGAGTAAAGGGggctgccgccgccgcagccgccATCAGTCAGGTTGCCAACGCGGGAAACGCTGACTACTTCTCGTCCTGCTCCCAGGGAGAAAAGTCTCCGACATCCGGCACCCCCTCCCAGAGGCTGTACACCTGCACGGTGTGCTGGAAATCATTCCGCCACTACTTCCACCTGACGGCTCACCAACAGACCGTCCACGGCGGCGGCGTGGGGCTGGAGAAATCCTTTCGTTGTGAAGTATGTGGCAAAGCCTTTGCCTACTCCAACAGCTTAGTGCGGCACAAGCTGTCTCAGCACGGCATCGACCGCAACGGACAGCGCGTCAACCAGTCGCAGCCCACCGGATACTCGCCCCTCTTCTACGATTCAGGATCAGGTCCCAACTACACCGGGTCGTCTCACATGCAGCAGGGGGCGTCCGggcagcagcaacaaacacaacaacaacagcatccgcagcaacagcagctgcagctgcagcacccTTTTCACTACCGCCCAAAAAACTTCCAAAAGCGTCAAGGACAGACAAGAAAGCaccgaaagaaaaaaaggcgagTGTTGATCCACAGCATAATGAGAGACGGAAAGCTGGTGGGCGTCCCGCTGAGTAAGGACACTCGCAAGAAGCTGCTGATCCTGCGTAAGCGCCGCGGCCGACTGCAGGCCCagatcaagaagaagaagctcctgGCCCAGCTGAGGATGAAGGGCGGCATCATGAGGGTGAAGTCGTGGAGTGGTGGCGCAGTCAAGGTCACCGGGCTCACCTCCATGGACGTCCCGATAAAGCGCTTCCCCTGCCCCATCTGCCCCAGCACCACGTACGCCATGCACGGCCCTCTGCTGGTGCACCACGCCGTCAGGCACCCGCCCAGGAACTCCGGCCGCCACGCCCGGCTGCGGTGCCTGGTGTGCGGCAGACGCAGCAGCTCGTTGCACAAGGCCTTGAAGCACCGGGGCCGGCATCTCAAACAGGCCGCCTTCCGGTGCCACAAATGCCGACACCGCTTCTGGAACCCAGTGCTCCTAGCCCGCCACAAGTTCTCCTGTCGGGGGCCGACGGCCGGCAGCGGCACCTGGGAACTGATGAAGACGAAATCTCCGTCGTCCGACGACCAGTCGGAAGGTGACCCCTCGCCGGTCCAGCTCGCAGCCCCGCTGACGGCCCCGCTGACGGCCCCAGTTCTGGTGCAGCCAGAGCGATCAACGGTTCTGACTGAGTACAGtcagtaa
- the dbpa gene encoding D site albumin promoter binding protein a has translation MSRPLTQLLPPDLPAGATSPQFGASNPAGSGPQGGQLTSMTNLKSLLQLPIKSDQRAAKDCREMKDKNKPSDSEEESPGVNGGGPGGAGGVPASGALRPNSQSAFLGPLLWERTLPCDGGLFQLQYMDLEEFLTENGMGMHGNGASSASAQIPSQSSQSAVPNQSSQCPPSSPSPCSSSSSSMSSSSSSSSLLGLETVQPQPPPPPPLPPPPPQQGMMGGPECLHGDQSVPQDQSPTSTCPPGPPAVASGSSDVEVNFDPDPADLALSSVPGQEAFDPRRHRFSDEELKPQPMIKKARKMLVPNEQKDEKYWNRRVKNNEAAKRSRDARRLKENQITVRAAFLERENAALRQEVADMRKELGRCRNVINKYESRHGD, from the exons ATGTCAAGGCCTCTCACTCAGCTCCTACCGCCAGATCTCCCTGCCGGGGCCACCAGCCCCCAGTTTGGGGCCAGCAACCCGGCTGGAAGTGGCCCCCAAGGCGGACAGCTGACCTCGATGACCAACCTGAAGTCCCTGCTCCAGCTGCCGATCAAGAGCGACCAGAGGGCCGCGAAGGACTGCCGCGAGATGAAag ACAAAAACAAGCCATCCGACTCCGAAGAGGAGTCCCCCGGTGTTAACGGAGGAGGGCCCGGCGGGGCCGGAGGAGTCCCGGCCTCCGGCGCCCTGCGGCCCAACTCCCAGTCGGCCTTCCTGGGCCCGCTGCTGTGGGAGCGGACCCTTCCGTGTGACGGGGGCCTGTTCCAGCTGCAGTACATGGACCTGGAGGAGTTCCTGACCGAGAACGGAATGGGGATGCACGGCAACGGGGCCAGCTCCGCCAGCGCCCAGATCCCCTCCCAG agctCCCAGTCAGCGGTGCCCAACCAGAGCTCCCAgtgccctccctcctctccgtcaccctgctcctcctcttcctcctccatgtcctcttcgtcctcctcttcctcgctgcTGGGTCTGGAGACTGTCcagccgcagccgccgccgccgccgccgctaccgcctcctcctccgcagcaaGGCATGATGGGAGGGCCCGAGTGTCTACACG gcGATCAGTCGGTGCCTCAGGACCAgtcccccacctccacctgcccCCCGGGACCTCCGGCGGTCGCCAGCGGCAGCAGCGACGTCgaggtgaactttgaccccgaCCCGGCCGACCTGGCGCTGTCCAGCGTGCCGGGCCAGGAGGCGTTCGACCCGCGGCGGCACCGCTTCTCCGACGAAGAGCTGAAACCTCAGCCGATGATCAAGAAGGCCCGAAAGATGCTGGTCCCCAACGAGCAGAAG gACGAGAAGTACTGGAACCGCCGCGTCAAGAACAACGAGGCCGCCAAGCGCTCAAGGGACGCGCGGCGGCTGAAGGAGAACCAGATCACGGTGCGCGCCGCCTTCCTGGAGCGGGAGAACGCCGCCCTGCGCCAGGAGGTGGCCGACATGAGGAAAGAGCTGGGCCGCTGCAGGAACGTCATCAACAAGTACGAGAGCAGGCACGGAGactga